From Styela clava chromosome 6, kaStyClav1.hap1.2, whole genome shotgun sequence, one genomic window encodes:
- the LOC120331827 gene encoding zinc finger C3H1 domain-containing protein-like, with product MVYHVLFSVILDLSSESVNVILDYYEKAIVDVGDENDRRQIWLRYLLYRQHLASKLVEPTTITVKTRQIWLKNFTAVIRRCITTCSPGLAIDELLSSDARFSDYTFHNQVASIYLSCFHTRQHISTAYNFLTDLMPNNVSLLLRAC from the exons ATGGTGTATCATGTTCTTTTCAGTGTAATTCTCGATTTATCCAGCGAATCTGTCAACGTTATACTGGACTATTATGAAAAGGCAATTGTGGATGTGGGTGATGAAAATGATAGAAGACAAATATGGCTAAG ATATCTTCTATATCGTCAGCATCTTGCTTCAAAACTAGTCGAACCAACAACAATAACTGTAAAAACGCGTCAAATATGGCTAAAGAATTTTACTGCAGTTATTCGTCGATGCATAACAACTTGTTCTCCAGGTTTAGCCATTGATGAATTGCTCAGCTCTGATGCCAGATTTTCTGACTACACATTTCATAATCAG GTTGCGTCTATCTACTTATCATGCTTTCATACAAGGCAACACATATCAACTGCTTATAATTTTCTTACTGATCTGATGCCGAATAATGTTTCACTGTTATTGAG GGCTTGCTGA
- the LOC144424540 gene encoding uncharacterized protein LOC144424540 codes for MTTAIQKLLINEETIRQMKKKVTDISMMWADVLVERGDSLAATQVFEEAVTENPSDAKLCYEAALFQLNQESSDIDAALLYFETCASAYLKIDIDVINLSELKKLFHYLLRLSDSLTDKHLSLLPEISWKIVGKNKAYLWMIYM; via the exons ATGACTACTGCGATACAAAAACTGTTAATAAATGAGGAAACGATAAGACAGATGAAAAAGAAAGTGACTGATATTTCTATGATGTGGGCAGATGTTTTGGTGGAGAGGGGAGACAGCTTAGCTGCCACACAG GTCTTTGAAGAAGCTGTGACAGAAAATCCATCTGATGCAAAACTATGTTATGAAGCAGCTTTGTTTCAATTGAATCAAGAATCATCGGACATTGATGCTGCACTTCTGTATTTTGAAACTTGTGCTTCAGCTTATTTGAAAATAG ATATAGATGTGATTAATTTATCAGAATTGAAGAAATTATTTCACTACTTATTGAGATTATCGGATTCATTAACTGACAAACATCTTTCTCTTTTACCGGAAATTAGTTGGAAAATTGTTGGGAAGAACAAAGCATATTTATGGATGATTTACATGTAA
- the LOC144424532 gene encoding uncharacterized protein LOC144424532 codes for MKKGILYCMFLSIQLLVNQVYCNQRICMQIENVNTEETYPIPSQQSSQGVPGKRGPPGEIGPKGSQGPRGPKGIVDYERINAAIESAINELRTETEEKMNKTINDLQQRMVNCEVIHKNTCYRMILRETQMNFDQATQACRDIRMNIGYIEDETHYQKIAELVRSKSTVFRTGYWTGLLYKNSQLVTLSGNPSPFTKWYPSTPNSSGQKKNVFINVRKDTGNVNHGMYNNYQTVTQPGVLCQIMYT; via the exons ATGAAAAAGGGTATACTATATTGTATGTTTTTGAGCATTCAATTGCTCGTCAACCAAGTATATTGCAATCAAAGAATTTGcatgcaaattgaaaatgtcaatacaGAAGAAACGTACCCAATTCCATCACAACAAAGTTCACAGGGTGTTCCGGGCAAACGAGGACCACCTGGTGAAATTGGACCAAAAGGATCACAGGGGCCCAGAGGACCAAAAGGAATTGTTgattatgaaagaattaatGCAGCAATAGAATCag CGATAAATGAGCTGCGGACAGAAACGGAAGAGAAGATGAATAAAACTATAAATGATCTTCAGCAAAGGATGG TCAACTGCGAAGTCATTCACAAGAATACTTGTTATCGGATGATACTTCGTGAAACACAAATGAATTTTGACCAAGCAACACAAGCATGTAGAGATATCCGTATGAATATTGGATACATTGAAGATGAAACACATTACCAAAAAATAGCAGAGTTAGTCAGATCAAAATCAACAGTGTTTCGAACAGGATACTGGACAGGACTATTGTACAAAAACTCA CAACTTGTGACACTTTCTGGAAATCCATCACCGTTCACTAAATGGTATCCAAGTACACCCAATAGTAGcgggcaaaaaaaaaatgtgttcaTCAATGTCAGGAAAGATACAGGAAATGTAAACCATGGCATGTATAACAACTATCAAACAGTCACACAACCTGGAGTGTTATGTCAAATCATGTATACTTGA
- the LOC144424531 gene encoding uncharacterized protein LOC144424531 has translation MSKGILYCMFLSIQLLVNQVYCNQRICMQIENVNTEETYPIPPQRSSQGVPGKRGPPGEIGPKGSQGPRGPKGIVDYERINAAIESAINELRTETEEKMNKTMNDLQQRMVNCEVIHKNTCYRMILRETQINFDQATQACRDIRMNIGYIQDGTHYQKIAELVRSKSTSSLTGYWTGLLYINSQLVTLSGNPSPFTKWYPGTPRSGEQYKNVFIYVRKDTGSVYQGMDNYLPTDTQPGVLCQIMYT, from the exons ATGAGTAAGGGTATACTATATTGTATGTTTTTGAGCATTCAACTGCTCGTCAACCAAGTATATTGCAATCAAAGAATTTGtatgcaaattgaaaatgtcaatacaGAAGAAACGTACCCGATTCCACCACAACGAAGCTCACAGGGTGTTCCGGGCAAACGAGGACCTCCTGGTGAAATTGGACCAAAAGGATCACAGGGGCCCAGAGGACCAAAAGGAATTGTTgattatgaaagaattaatGCAGCAATAGAATCag CGATAAATGAGCTGCGGACAGAAACGGAAGAGAAGATGAATAAAACTATGAATGATCTTCAGCAGAGGATGG TCAACTGCGAAGTCATTCACAAGAATACTTGTTATCGGATGATACTTCgtgaaacacaaataaattttgaccaAGCAACACAAGCATGTAGAGATATCCGTATGAATATTGGATACATTCAAGATGGAacacattatcaaaaaatagcaGAGTTAGTCAGATCAAAATCAACATCATCTCTTACAGGATACTGGACAGGACTATTGTACATAAACTCA CAACTTGTGACACTTTCTGGAAATCCATCACCATTCACTAAATGGTATCCGGGTACACCCAGAAGTGGTGAGCAATACAAAAATGTGTTCATTTATGTCAGGAAAGATACAGGAAGTGTATACCAGGGCATGGATAACTACCTTCCAACAGACACACAACCTGGAGTGTTATGTCAAATCATGTATACTTAA